Proteins from one Anopheles nili chromosome 2, idAnoNiliSN_F5_01, whole genome shotgun sequence genomic window:
- the LOC128731978 gene encoding ADAM 17-like protease: MSLPSIMVIVMLTVSFAVLITPLQGQLHKNLKYYETLHAKDLSHRIEKRGTKHSNHPFNTIKEVEFKVLGRKFRLILHPHASVLHSNFRAYSVDGNGSESIVHLDRSNFFKGRVFGEMESHVNAHIDNGVMTASVILPDETYHIEPSWRHLPHLNDQHMIAYRASDIKFSWDQVDAISGELGVPRTCGYVKEGPELELQVEDDDEEDVDLFEIDNNPTPETVWHSEDAAESKKTRRKRQADQYEYTPTKTRCPLLLVADYRFFQEMGGSNTKTTINYLISLIDRVHKIYNDTIWQDRSDQEGFKGMGFVIKKIVVHSEPTRVRGGEAHYNMVREKWDVRNLLEVFSREYSHKDFCLAHLFTDLKFEGGILGLAYVGSPRRNSVGGICTPEYFKNGYTLYLNSGLSSSRNHYGQRVITREADLVTAHEFGHNWGSEHDPDIPECSPSASQGGSFLMYTYSVSGYDVNNKKFSPCSLRSIRKVLQAKSGRCFSEPEESFCGNLRVEGDEQCDAGLLGTEDNDACCDKNCKLRRNQGAVCSDKNSPCCQNCQYMMAGVKCREAQYATCEQEARCTGNHAECPKSPPMSDGTMCQERGQCRNGKCVPYCETQGLQSCMCDIIADACKRCCRQSINETCFPVEPPDVLPDGTPCIQGFCNKGMCEKTIQDVVERFWDIIEEININKVLRFLRDNIVMAVVMLTALFWIPVSCVISYFDRKKRKEDWKEYEWSQKLDLIHPTDRRRVIHIRVPRQKITVARM; encoded by the exons ATGTCTCTGCCTAGCATCATGGTCATTGTGATGTTAACGGTATCATTTGCGGTGTTGATTACGCCATTGCAAG GTCAACTacacaaaaatttaaaatactaCGAAACACTTCATGCAAAGGATCTTTCTCATAGAATTGAAAAGCGCGGAACGAAACACAGCAATCATCCGTTCAATACCATAAAGGAGGTGGAATTTAAGGTGCTGGGAAGAAAATTCCGCCTAATTTTGCATCCGCACGCTTCCGTACTGCACAGTAACTTCCGTGCTTACTCTGTCGATGGAAATGGCAGTGAATCTATCGTACATCTAGATCGaagtaatttttttaaaggaCGCGTCTTTGGTGAAATGGAATCACATGTTAATGCACATATTGATAATGGCGTTATGACTGCTTCGGTAATACTACCCGACGAGACCTATCACATTGAACCATCTTGGCGGCATTTGCCACATCTAAATGATCAGCATATGATCGCTTATCGAGCATCGGACATCAAATTCAGTTGGGACCAGGTTGATGCCATCTCGGGAGAGCTCGGGGTGCCCAGAACGTGCGGTTACGTTAAGGAAGGGCCAGAACTTGAGCTGCAAGtggaagacgacgacgaggaagaTGTAGATTTATTCGAGATTGACAATAATCCTACACCAGAAACAGTGTGGCATTCAGAAGATGCGgctgaaagtaaaaaaacgcGACGCAAACGACAAGCTGATCAGTACGAGTACACACCAACTAAAACTCGTTGCCCGTTGCTGTTGGTGGCGGATTATCGATTCTTTCAAGAGATGGGGGGAAGCAATACCAAAACTACCATAAACTATTTG ATAAGTCTCATCGATCGTGTGCATAAGATCTACAACGATACCATCTGGCAAGATCGATCTGATCAGGAAGGTTTCAAAGGAATGGGTTTCGTTATCAAAAAGATAGTTGTCCATTCAGAACCAACACGGGTACGCGGCGGAGAAGCGCATTACAACATGGTTCGAGAAAAGTGGGACGTTCGTAATTTACTAGAG GTTTTCTCTCGAGAATACAGTCATAAAGATTTCTGCCTGGCACATCTTTTTACAGATCTGAAGTTTGAAGGAGGTATCCTTGGGCTTGCGTACGTGGGATCTCCGCGTCGAAATTCTGTCGGAGGCATTTGTACCCCAG aatatttcaaaaatgGATACACTCTGTACTTGAATTCCGGCCTTAGTAGCTCACGCAATCATTACGGGCAGCGTGTCATCACTCGCGAAGCCGATCTGGTAACTGCACATGAGTTTGGTCACAATTGGGGCTCGGAACATGATCCCGACATTCCAGAGTGCTCCCCAAGCGCCTCTCAGGGTGGAAGTTTTCTCATGTATACTTATTCTGTCAGCGGATACGACGTGAATAACAAAAAGTTCTCCCCTTGCTCATTGCGGTCCATTCGAAAAGTGTTGCAGGCCAAATCTGGCCGCTGCTTTTCAGAACCAGAAGAGTCGTTCTGTGGTAACTTGCGCGTAGAGGGTGACGAGCAGTGTGATGCGGGTTTACTCGGTACTGAAGACAACGATGCATGTTGTGATAAAAACTGCAAACTTCGGCGCAACCAAGGAGCTGTTTGTAGCGATAAAAATTCACCCTGTTGTCAAAACTGCCAATATATGATGGCCGGAGTTAAATGTCGCGAGGCGCAGTATGCAACGTGCGAGCAGGAGGCGCGATGCACCGGAAACCATGCTGAATGTCCGAAGAGCCCTCCGATGAGCGATGGCACCATGTGCCAGGAGCGCGGGCAGTGTCGGAATGGAAAGTGTGTACCCTATTGCGAGACGCAGGGCCTGCAGAGTTGCATGTGCGATATAATTGCGGATGCGTGCAAACGATGCTGTCGGCAAAGCATCAATGAAACGTGTTTCCCAGTGGAACCGCCAGACGTACTTCCCGATGGAACACCATGCATTCAGGGCTTCTGCAACAAGGGTATGTGCGAGAAAACAATTCAAGACGTCGTGGAACGGTTTTGGGATATTATTGAAGAAATCAATATCAACAAGGTGCTCCGATTCCTGCGGGACAACATTGTCA TGGCTGTAGTTATGTTAACTGCACTATTTTGGATACCGGTTAGCTGTGTGATTTCGTACTTCGatcgaaagaaaaggaaagaggACTGGAAAGAGTACGAGTGGAGCCAGAAGCTGGACCTCATCCATCCGACTGATCGTCGTAGAGTAATTCATATAAG AGTACCGAGACAGAAAATTACGGTTGCCAGAATGTAA
- the LOC128721954 gene encoding uncharacterized protein LOC128721954: MYPPILVLVLALVSISRQTSALELQEDESREGVDGYSSPYGGPLAATGMLFAYGSTGAMLDESATVSGDSLTGVAASSEVLPASGALDVVNYSRQNAPDAHHASMAARDHVDLTPFGSDELEDRANYGDIFNSSELTGTDEQYVTTSSSSAMDYGASSVSSGERNDSAEQQPIGEDHEARASVPLAFVSEREEHPDEPSDGRTHHRGLHHAREEPVLSSRALEHHHLHQDLPSDSTNHLYNGADTVAVGGNDSSEHFTPADGDNNVEDTQDDDVLLLATTTTMPPALLAGTGPDQEGSVEHPGVGGNPLRPTKPVPSHVGASGFDESKLSKPELLAQLISDKNLRMPIAFLVDTSNDSLAFTKKVLEASLVPKSPLDAILMRYNGTGISKSITFRNTKSLMEAINLLQPSYDRGGSEYYSILRTSQEIPYDSAIFLATSRASTDAQLSRMTALTLLKKRIRLYVIWFGEEIMDTKQQLDQPATNQTALHDLAHKTGGRVIHFEIDRYFGSNPVLTTLLSEHDLHGTQSIPVSIGEDVNSLYFKLHGHVDQATLETPNGSVIDLLDVAGDHFNSRTKMQRNGTLAGPLLLFQLNQTQPGYYRLNVSPSDAVMGSYNVTIKSAQHYWQGFDIHDVSPDPAADPERWEANAVELLNNNLGGETHSQHNMGGSSKLPRSDGEEHRFARQTELTDEDSGIITGRASIQAITKVDVGVNSQLIGARGQTLQLYFEVTNYRQVPITYFFRVTDELAFLRTLNPGQATLNPGQSINVIVGLIVTTTAEIGSRDKVTFSTKGVDEVSQAAWVTVSDSAGLADTTRPSLWYTYSSRCEGRSTPATCTGAFWTLEVMARDYETGLMRISSSPAGLIYKTPFTAGTRDEVRASYTASCCQPRVTVTAYDVSRNVRSLNLDVTDIWLNDAGIAAVVLGVLLFIALIILLVLLVRYCIRKRKQSQELPIYRGGEPHSTRRTK; the protein is encoded by the exons ATGTATCCTCCGATACTAGTGTTAGTGTTAGCGTTAGTGTCCATTTCCCGGCAGACTTCAGCGCTGGAGCTGCAGGAAGATGAGTCCCGGGAAGGTGTTGATGGTTATTCTAGTCCCTACGGAGGCCCGTTGGCCGCCACCGGCATGCTGTTTGCGTACGGCAGCACAGGCGCGATGCTGGACGAATCCGCCACCGTGTCTGGCGACTCGTTGACAGGCGTTGCAGCTTCCTCCGAGGTGCTTCCTGCGAGTGGTGCGTTGGATGTTGTCAACTACTCGCGTCAAAACGCCCCAGATGCTCACCATGCTTCAATGGCGGCACGAGATCACGTAGATCTAACGCCTTTCGGTAGCGACGAGCTCGAGGATCGAGCCAACTATGGCGACATCTTCAACAGTTCGGAGTTGACTGGTACCGACGAGCAGTACGTGACGACGAGCAGTAGCTCCGCCATGGACTACGGTGCCAGTTCCGTTTCGTCAGGCGAAAGGAACGATAGTGCCGAACAGCAACCAATCGGTGAGGATCACGAGGCACGAGCAAGTGTTCCACTGGCGTTCGTCAGTGAGCGAGAAGAACACCCAGACGAACCCTCAGATGGACGAACGCACCACCGGGGCCTTCATCATGCACGCGAAGAGCCTGTCCTTAGCAGCAGAGCACTAGAACATCATCATCTGCATCAGGATCTACCCTCTGACTCCACGAATCACCTGTACAATGGAGCTGACACCGTGGCAGTGGGAGGTAACGACAGTTCGGAACACTTTACACCGGCTGACGGTGATAACAACGTGGAAGACACCCAAGACGATGACGTCCTGTTGTTGGCTACGACGACCACCATGCCACCGGCTCTATTGGCCGGCACGGGCCCAGATCAGGAAGGCAGTGTAGAGCATCCAGGTGTTGGTGGGAATCCACTGCGACCTACGAAACCAGTCCCTTCACACGTGGGAGCTAGTGGCTTCGACGAAAGTAAACTCTCGAAACCGGAGCTTTTGGCACAGCTGATCTCGGACAAGAACCTCCGCATGCCAATCGCCTTCCTCGTTGACACGTCCAACGATTCGCTTGCGTTTACGAAGAAAGTACTGGAGGCGTCTCTTGTACCGAAGTCACCACTCGACGCTATCCTGATGCGCTACAACGGCACCG GAATCTCCAAATCGATCACCTTCCGTAACACGAAAAGCCTGATGGAGGCGATCAACCTGCTGCAGCCAAGCTACGATAGGGGTGGCAGCGAATACTACAGTATACTTAGAACCTCCCAAGAGATCCCTTACGACAGTGCCATATTTTTGGCCACTAGCAGAGCTTCCACGGATGCACAGCTTTCGCGCATGACGGCGCTTACCTTGCTCAAAAAACGAATTCGG CTCTACGTGATTTGGTTCGGCGAGGAAATTATGGACACCAAGCAGCAGTTGGACCAGCCAGCAACCAATCAAACCGCCCTGCACGACCTAGCGCACAAAACCGGAGGCCGCGTGATACACTTCGAGATCGACCGATACTTTGGCAGCAATCCGGTGCTG ACGACGCTGCTCTCGGAGCACGATCTACACGGAACGCAATCCATCCCGGTCAGCATTGGCGAGGACGTTAACAGCTTGTACTTTAAGCTGCACGGGCACGTCGATCAAGCCACCCTGGAGACACCAAACG GTTCCGTTATCGACTTGCTGGATGTCGCAGGGGACCACTTTAACAGTCGGACAAAaatgcaacggaacggaacccTCGCCGGtccgttgctgctgttccagCTGAATCAAACGCAACCGGGATATTATCGATTGAACGTGTCCCCATCGGATGCCGTGATGGGTTCGTACAACGTGACGATCAAATCTGCACAACACTATTGGCAGGGATTCGATATTCATG ATGTTAGTCCCGACCCAGCTGCGGACCCAGAGCGCTGGGAGGCTAATGCTGTCGAATTACTGAACAATAATCTCGGGGGCGAAACCCATTCCCAGCATAACATGGGTGGAAG TTCCAAACTTCCGCGATCCGATGGCGAAGAGCACAGGTTTGCCCGCCAAACTGAGCTAACGGACGAAGACAGTGGCATCATCACCGGGCGTGCCTCGATCCAGGCCATCACCAAGGTGGACGTTGGAGTAAACTCGCAGCTGATTGGAGCACGTGGCCAAACGCTGCAGCTGTACTTCGAGGTCACCAATTACCGCCAGGTTCCGATTACATACTTCTTCCGAGTGACGGACGAGCTGGCCTTCTTACGGACACTAAATCCAGGACA GGCCACACTCAACCCAGGGCAATCGATCAATGTAATCGTCGGGTTAATCGTGACTACAACGGCGGAAATCGGAAGCCGCGACAAAGTAACCTTCTCCACCAAAGGCGTGGACGAAGTGTCCCAGGCAGCCTGGGTTACCGTATCCGATTCCGCCGGACTGGCCGACACTACACGCCCCTCCCTCTGGTACACCTACTCGAGCCGCTGTGAAGGCCGCTCAACGCCGGCCACCTGCACCGGGGCCTTTTGGACGCTCGAAGTAATGGCACGTGATTATGAAACCGGGCTGATGCGTATCTCCTCCAGCCCGGCGGGTCTGATCTACAAAACACCCTTTACGGCTGGTACAAGAGATGAGGTGCGGGCCAGCTACACCGCTTCATGTTGCCAGCCTCGCGTTACCGTGACGGCGTACGATGTGAGCCGGAACGTACGCAGTCTCAACCTGGATGTGACGGACATTTGGCTCAACGACGCGGGCATCGCCGCTGTCGTGCTCGGTGTGCTACTGTTCATCGCTCTGATCATACTGCTGGTACTGCTCGTGCGGTACTGCATCCGGAAACGAAAGCAATCCCAGGAACTACCCATCTACAGAGGAGGCGAACCACACAGCACGCGGCGCACCAAGTGA
- the LOC128720654 gene encoding methionine--tRNA ligase, mitochondrial produces the protein MVTKWVLLRQFSTQVQHSFVTTPIFYVNAAPHIGHLYSSVIADTIHRFHRLTLGSLVQGDCLLSTGTDEHGLKIQQAAVKHLTSTEDYCNAISSKYRKMFDRFHIDYTRFIRTTDMDHRYAVEAFWRSLVASDSIYSASYAGWYCVPDETFLTDSQLKENEQGEKFSLESGHPVEWTEEENYMFRLSRYQDDVRHWVKGLGERRIQPDKFRRILLDYLEEPLPDISISRPVHRVSWGVTVPSDPSQTVYVWLDALVNYLTVAGYPNDSFRSHWPPTVQVLGKDILKFHGIYWPAFLIAAKLEPPQQLLVHSHWTVDNQKMSKSKFNVVDPNERADLYTYEGLRYFLLREGVAHSDGNYSDTKVLRILNSELADTLGNLLSRCCGKALNPASVSPALDSEAFEILQKIDATKRLLDALEEMPAKAYNHYKQFNFYLVVDTVIHLLHTANNFFETTAPWKLKKSDSPKDRAMMRTILCVTIEVLRQAGIVVQPIVPALSKQLLDKLHVSMSARRWDDLKISFRTEDVSLSQDESILFRRIIFPTDNATDIQHQEKRSLKKRKQTT, from the exons ATGGTAACCAAGTGGGTGCTTTTAAGGCAGTTTTCGACCCAAGTGCAACACTCGTTCGTTACCACTCCAATTTTCTACGTCAATGCCG CACCACATATTGGACACCTGTATTCTTCAGTAATAGCTGATACAATTCATCGTTTTCATCGATTAACGCTGGGCTCCCTTGTACAAGGAGATTGCCTTTTAAGTACTGGAACCGACGAACATGGGTTGAAAATTCAACAAGCTGCAGTTAAACATTTAACATCTACGGAGGATTACTGTAATGCTATATCGTCCAAATATCGTAAAATGTTCGATAGATTTCACATTGATTATACACGATTCATACGAACCACCGATATGGATCATCGTTATGCAGTTGAGGCATTTTGGCGTTCACTAGTTGCATCGGATAGCATATACTCGGCAAGTTACGCTGGCTGGTATTGCGTGCCAGATGAAACTTTCCTTACCGATAGCcaattaaaagaaaatgagcAAGGTGAAAAGTTCTCTCTAGAATCGGGACATCCGGTAGAGTggacagaagaagaaaactaTATGTTTCGATTGAGCCGCTATCAGGATGATGTACGCCATTGGGTGAAGGGACTTGGAGAACGTCGCATACAGCCAGATAAGTTTCGTAGAATTCTCCTCGATTATTTGGAAGAACCATTACCCGATATTTCTATTTCGAGACCTGTACATCGAGTTTCCTGGGGTGTCACTGTGCCTTCGGACCCATCGCAGACGGTATATGTGTGGCTTGATGCGTTGGTAAATTATCTTACTGTAGCAGGTTATCCCAATGATAGCTTCAGATCCCATTGGCCACCCACTGTGCAGGTGTTGGGAAAAGATATTCTCAAGTTTCATGGCATTTATTGGCCTGCATTTTTGATAGCGGCAAAACTCGAACCTCCACAGCAGCTTCTGGTTCATTCGCATTGGACGGTAGATAATCAGAAAATGTCCAAAAGCAAATTCAACGtggtcgacccgaatgaacgGGCGGATCTGTACACTTATGAAGGATTGCGATACTTTTTATTGCGCGAAGGTGTGGCGCATAGCGATGGCA ATTACAGCGATACGAAAGTGCTACGGATATTGAATTCGGAACTAGCTGATACTCTAGGAAATTTACTTTCTCGTTGCTGTGGAAAAGCGTTAAATCCAGCTTCCGTTTCTCCTGCACTTGATTCCGAAGCATTTGAAATACTCCAAAAAATCGATGCCACGAAACGTTTGTTAGATGCACTGGAGGAAATGCCTG cCAAAGCTTACAATCATTACAAACAATTCAACTTTTACCTTGTGGTAGATACTGTTATACATCTTCTTCATACAGCAAATAATTTCTTCGAAACAACTGCGCcgtggaaattgaaaaagagtGATAGTCCCAAGGATCGTGCTATGATGAGGACGATACTGTGCGTCACAATAGAGGTTCTCCGCCAAGCAGGGATCGTAGTACAACCGATTGTGCCAGCTCTGTCAAAACAGTTGTTGGACAAGCTGCATGTATCCATGTCAGCTCGACGATGGGACGATTTGAAAATTTCTTTTCGAACAGAAGATGTTTCATTAAGCCAAGATGAAAGCATACTTTTTCGACGCATCATATTCCCTACCGATAACGCAACGGACATACAACATCAAGAGAAACGCTCactaaaaaaacgaaagcaaactaCTTGA